The genomic interval GGTCAAAAGAAATGTGGACTACTATGAGTGGTATAAGCCCACCGTGGAAGTCCAGATTCCCGATTACTACATTGTGCCTCAAGCCTGGCGCGAAATCATCGATCGACTTCAGTGGAACGGGGTGCAGATGGAGCGCCTTAGAGCGGACAGCATTGCTGGGGTAGAAGTGACCTATATTACTAGTTTTGAAAATGCCCGTGGCCCTTATGAAGGGCACTATAGTCATGGTGATTCAGTGGGCGTCCTCAGGGAATCGGATACCGTTCGATTGTACAAGGGCGATTATTTAATCCCGACCAATCAAAAGGCCCGGAGGTTCATTGTAGAAACGCTCGAGCCAGAAGCGACCGATAGCTATTTTCGGTGGGGCTTTTTTGACAGTGCTTTGCAACAGAAAGAATGGTATAGCTCGTATATTTTTGACACGACTGCCGTTCGAATGCTCGTTGAAGATCCTGCACTCCAAGAGGAGTTTGAGCGCGCCAAACTTGAAGATCCCAACTTGGCCAGCAGCGGAAGATTTCAGATGTACTGGCTGTATCAACACAGTGAACTCTTTGAACGGAGCAATCGATATCCGATCTATCGATCTTTTAAATAATCAACTATTTGGCTTGAGTCCGGTTCTAATGGTATGAAGTGGACTTGGAATTTAAAGACCGTTTTTCTGAGCTGGTTGGGCATCATGGTGGTCGTTTTGGCTTTCACCATGCCCGAGTCGAGGCCCATCGACTTGGAAGAGGTGAGTTTTCATACCACCGAGAGTTCTGAAATGTACTTCAAGAATGTTCGTTCCTATTTCTACGAAGTTTGGGATGATCCCAAAAGCGGCTTTGTCCACTACCGCATTAAGTCGCGAAATCAGAATCCAGCGGTTCCTTCCATCAACTTTCTCATTCTCCACAATTGGCGTTTTGACGAGGCCTATGTCATGTTAGAGCCCAACGAGGCGCTGAGTAGCGCCCAGGGACTATCCCTGTCCGTGGTCACGTCGAGTGATAGCCTTTCATTTGCGCTTGGTGACTTCACCAATTACGAACACTGGATGACCTCGGGACGCATCTACATGGCCCTTAGGGAAGACGACTCGCGATTCTGGTTATCGGATTCTGAAGGCAATCGAAAAGTCGCTCTTTATCTGGACGGAGAAGAGCGAAAAAGTCTGAAAAAAACCCTCAGAGACTACTACAAACTCGTCGGGAAGATCTATTAATACTGATATTATAGAAGTTTCAAAAACAATTGGAACATTCTGTGAAAAAGTGCGTTAGTGGAGTATTGCTAACCAAAAAAATCAGTTGCTATGAATTTATTAGACATTGTAGCCATTCCCAAAGATGATCCAGTAGCGTTTACATTCTTTACTGGATACATGGCCATGCTGGCCGCTTCCGTATTCTTCTTCTTCGAGCGTGGAAGAGTGGATGGCAAATGGAAACTCTCCTTGTTGGTGTCCGGTTTGATTACCGGTATCGCAGCGGTACATTACTACTACATGCGCGATTACTACATGGCCACAGGGGAGAATCCAACTGCCTTGCGCTACATTGACTGGACACTCACAGTGCCCTTGATGTGTGTCGAATTCTATTTGTTAACGAAGGCGGCCGGAGCCACCAAAAGCTTGATGTGGAAACTCATCGGAGCATCTGTTTGGATGTTGGTCACCGGATACTACGGTGAGGCCTTTACCGATGGTTCTACGGGACACAGCGTATTGTGGGGTGCATTGTCCACCTTGGGATACCTCTATGTCTTGTACACAGCTTGGTTCGGTGAAGTAGCCAAATTAGCCGAGAATGGAGATGCTGTCGTGAAACGCGGTGTGCGCACCTTGGCTTGGTTTGTCCTTGTAGGATGGGCAATCTACCCTATTGGATACATGTGTATGCCAGGAGGATGGCTTAACACCGGTTTAGGATGGACTTCTGAGAATGTAGACCTGTTCTACAATATCGCAGACGCCATTAACAAAATTGGATTCGGATTGGTCGTGTACGGAATTGCGACTTCATCCAGCAACGAAACAGCTACAGCGTAATCAGTTCATACCCGAGTAACCTGTTGCAAAGCCGTCCTCATCGAGGACGGCTTTTTTTATGGAACCCTAGGCCGTGAAATGCGTTACCTTGCCAAAGCCATGAAGAACCCGCCCAAAAAAGCCCTCATTGTGGGCGCCGGAATCGCTGGAATCGCCACGTCTATCCGACTGCGGAAGCTCGGATACGAAGTAGATGTGCTGGAAGCCAACGATTATCCAGGTGGAAAGCTTACGGCTTTTGACCAAGACGGTTTTCGGTTCGATGCGGGGCCTTCGCTCTTTACCTTGCCCTATCTCGTCGATGAACTCTTCGAATTGTGTGACGAGAATCCTCGCGATCACTTCAACTACCACGGAAAAGAGGTTGCCTGCCACTATTTCTGGGAAGACGGCACCTTTTTACCGGCATGGACGGATCGCTCTCGGTTTGCACATGAAGTAGAAGAGCGGTTGGAAGTGCCTGCGGCACGATTGTCTCGCCACCTTGAACACGCCCAGACCTTGTGGGACAGCACCAGTACGCTTTTTATGGAGCGCAGCTTGCATCGGCTCGAGACCTATTTAAGTCGGGAAACGCTGAAGGCCATGGTCAATCTGCACCGCTTGAACCTGTTGACCACCATGCACAAGGCCAACGAACGAGCCTTAAAGCACCCCAAGCTCACCCAGCTTTTTGACCGATACGCGACCTACAATGGTTCCAGTCCCTATTTGGCACCAGGGGTCATGAACATCATACCCCACCTCGAGCATCACTTGGGTACGTATTATCCCGAGGGAGGCATGCACGAAATCACCATGTCCTTGGTTCGCTTAGCTGAGCGAATAGGAGTGCGTTTCACGTACCAATGCCCAGTGGAGCGTATCCGTGTGGAAAAGGATATGGCCGTTGGGGTAGAGGTAGCATCGGCCCGTGAGGGCCAGAAATTTATTCCCGCGGATGTAGTGGTCAGCAACATGGACGTGGTGCCTACCTATAGAAGGCTCATGCCCGAGCAAAAGGCCCCGGAGAAGACCTTGGCGCAACCGCGGAGCAGCAGCGCGCTGATTTGGTATTGGGGCATTAATCGGAGCTTTCCAGGCTTGGATTTACACAACATATTCTTCAGTGAGGATTACCAGACGGAATTTGACTATATCTTCGAAAAAGGCAAGGTCTTTGAGGATCCTACGGTGTATGTAAACATCAGCAGTAAGGAAGATCCGAAAGACGCCCCAGAGGGAATGGAAAATTGGTTCGTCATGGTGAATGTGCCCGGGAATACCGGTCAAGACTGGGACATGCTCATTGGGCAAACCCGGAATGCCGTTCTGAAGAAATTGAGCCGCATGTTGGGCGAAGATATCGAGTCGTTGATTACCAGTGAGTCTGTGCTTGATCCGATCAGTATTGAATCGAAAACAAGTTCGTATCAAGGTTCGCTGTACGGAGCTGCTTCGAATAATTCCATGGCCGCTTTTTTAAGGCATCCGAATTTTCATCGACGCATAAACGGGCTCTATTTCGCGGGAGGTAGCGCTCATCCCGGTGGGGGAATACCCCTGTGTTTATTGTCTGCAAGGATCACCGCTGATCTGGTTGAAAAAATTGAACGTCCATGACCGTAAAGGCCAAGCGCTCCATAATTGTCCTCATCATCCTCCACGTTGTGGGAATTCTCGGTATGCTCAGTCCGCTGAAGCACTGGTTTGTCGCATTGACGCCGGTGAACCTGCTCATCACGGCGGGCTTGCTTCTTTGGAATCACCGCGAATTCCGGTTGAGTACCGCGTGGATGCTCTTGTTGGCTTATTTTGTTGGTTTGGGGGTCGAAATCATCGGAGTAGCTACTGGCGCCATATTCGGGGAGTACAAGTACGGTATTGTGCTCGGTCCAAAACTGGCCGGTGCGCCTATGGTTATCGGGGTCAACTGGGTCATTTTGCTCTTCGCATCCGGAGAGCTGGCCCGATGGATGTTTCGCTGGGTGGGTTGGCGTATGATTGCCGGAGCCTTCAGCATGGTACTCCTCGATATTCTCATTGAACCCGTGGCTATTTCCCTGGAATGGTGGGCGTGGACCCGCGGAGTGCCACCACTTATGAACTATGTCGGCTGGTTCCTCGTTTCGCTTTCATTGCATGCCGTATATGCTTGGACACTGCGCGATCAGCGCAATGATATTGGCTCAGCGGTATTCGCCATTCTCTTTGGCTTTTTCGTATTGCTTAATATTGCGTTGGTATGACCACGGCTCTCTACATCTTGATTTTTCTCGCCACCTTCTTTGGAATGGAGTTCATGGCGTGGTTCACGCATAAGTATGTCATGCACGGCCCGCTTTGGGTACTGCACAAGGACCACCACCAACACGAACCAGGATTCTTTGAGAAGAATGATGCCTTCTTCCTCATTTTTGCCGTGCCCAGTTGGCTCGGAATTATGCTGGGACTGATGTATCAGCAGTATTGGGCAGTTTACATGGGCGCGGGTATCGCGGCCTATGGATTCACGTATTTCATGGTACACGATGTGTTTATTCACCAGCGATTCAAGTGGCTACGCCGATCGGATCATCCGTATTGGCGCGCCATCCGCAAAGCGCATAAAGTACACCACAAGCACCTCAATAAGGAGCATGGCGAATGCTTTGGCATGCTGGTGGTTCCCATTAAGTACTACCGCGAAGCGTTTCGCTACGTCCAAGCACAAAAGAAATGAACGAGCACTATTACTATCTGCTCATCAATCTTTTCACCATTAGTGTGCCTTTGATTCGGAGCTTTGAGCCCCGCATCCACTATGCCGGCAGTTTTAAAGAGCTCTTCGCGGGAATTGGCATCACAGGTACCATCTTCATCGTATGGGACGCCATCTTCACCGCTCGCGGCGTTTGGGGTTTCAATCCGCGCTACTTAAGCGGAATCGAGGCCTTTGGATTGCCCCTAGGAGAGTGGCTCTTCTTTGTGACCGTGCCTTTTTCGTGCGTGTTCATCTACCGCGTTCTCAATTACTTTTTTCCGGCTGACCCTGCGGGTCGATGGTCGCGTTCCCTGACCCAGTTCCTCATCTTCTTCTCGCTGGCCTTGGCTCTTTCCAATACCGATAAGGCCTACACCTTTTGGACCTTTCTGCTCTTGGGGCTGACCCTCGGTGCCTTATACTACTATGGTGCAACGCACTTGGCATATTTCTACAGGGCCTACGCCGTGATCTTGATTCCCTTTCTCATCGTTAACGGGATTCTGACCGGAACCGGTATAGAAGAGCAAATTGTTTGGTACAACGACGCTGAAAACTTGGGTCTGCGCATTGGGACCATTCCAGTGGAGGATACCTTTTACGGCATGCTCCTGATCCTCGGTGTGGTCACCATCTACGAATACCGATTGCGGGCTCGTTCCTGAGCTTTTGGCTTTTCCTTAACAGCACCAGCACCCCGTATTTTCTAACTTGTTGTTTCAAATCCACAACTATGCGTTTTGCTCTCCTCTTTGTCGTCCTATTCTCAGCGGCTGGTCTAGTTGCTCAAGTATCTGAGTCCAGGATCGATCCCATTCCCGGTGATAGCCTGATTGTCTTGGCTCCTGGGATTGAGATTCCGGCCGTAAACCCAGGATACGTACTCTGGTTGCCTGAAGATAGATCCGTAACCGGAATGGTCGTCTTTACGCGTCCACGACGGGCGAATGAACCGACAGATGATTTCATTTCCTATGCTACGGAAAATGATTTGGCTGTACTCTATGCGCATACCCATAATCGATTGGAGTTTCTCTTTGATGACGCGGCGATGGACATGCTCTTGGGTTATATCGCGGAGGTTTGCCGACTCTATGACGTTCCGCGCGATCAGCTGCTTTATTGCGGTATGTCCTTGGAAGGCACCCGAGCACTTAAACTTGCGATACGGGGAGCTGAATTGAACGGGGAACTTCATATCGGGCCGCAGGCCATAGCCATCTGCGATGCCCCGCTCGATTTTGTTCGTTTCCATCGCGAGGCTACATCCGCTAGAGATCGAAGTATTTCAGAAGTAGCCGCCAATGAAGGGCGCTGGGTGTCCGCGCATCTCGAAGAAAAACTCGGCGACCCGGTTGAGGATCGCGAAGCGTATGTGGATTATTCTCCATACTGCCATGCCGCCTACGGGGGCCCTCATTTGACCGTTTTTAAAGACATTGCTGTGCGCGCCTACACGGAACCCGATGTGCTTTGGTGGATGGAGACTCGGGGAAAAGACTACTATGGCATGAACGCCGTTGATGCGGCTGGTTTGATCAATGAGCTTCATTATCTGGACAATGAATCCGCTGAACTCATTTTAACCGAGGACAAAGGATATCTTCCTGATGGTTCCCGACATCCGCACAGCTGGAGTATCGTGGATGAAGAGGAACTCATAGATTGGTTTTTA from Cryomorphaceae bacterium carries:
- the crtI gene encoding phytoene desaturase, translated to MKNPPKKALIVGAGIAGIATSIRLRKLGYEVDVLEANDYPGGKLTAFDQDGFRFDAGPSLFTLPYLVDELFELCDENPRDHFNYHGKEVACHYFWEDGTFLPAWTDRSRFAHEVEERLEVPAARLSRHLEHAQTLWDSTSTLFMERSLHRLETYLSRETLKAMVNLHRLNLLTTMHKANERALKHPKLTQLFDRYATYNGSSPYLAPGVMNIIPHLEHHLGTYYPEGGMHEITMSLVRLAERIGVRFTYQCPVERIRVEKDMAVGVEVASAREGQKFIPADVVVSNMDVVPTYRRLMPEQKAPEKTLAQPRSSSALIWYWGINRSFPGLDLHNIFFSEDYQTEFDYIFEKGKVFEDPTVYVNISSKEDPKDAPEGMENWFVMVNVPGNTGQDWDMLIGQTRNAVLKKLSRMLGEDIESLITSESVLDPISIESKTSSYQGSLYGAASNNSMAAFLRHPNFHRRINGLYFAGGSAHPGGGIPLCLLSARITADLVEKIERP
- a CDS encoding bacteriorhodopsin; this encodes MNLLDIVAIPKDDPVAFTFFTGYMAMLAASVFFFFERGRVDGKWKLSLLVSGLITGIAAVHYYYMRDYYMATGENPTALRYIDWTLTVPLMCVEFYLLTKAAGATKSLMWKLIGASVWMLVTGYYGEAFTDGSTGHSVLWGALSTLGYLYVLYTAWFGEVAKLAENGDAVVKRGVRTLAWFVLVGWAIYPIGYMCMPGGWLNTGLGWTSENVDLFYNIADAINKIGFGLVVYGIATSSSNETATA
- a CDS encoding lycopene cyclase domain-containing protein, whose translation is MNEHYYYLLINLFTISVPLIRSFEPRIHYAGSFKELFAGIGITGTIFIVWDAIFTARGVWGFNPRYLSGIEAFGLPLGEWLFFVTVPFSCVFIYRVLNYFFPADPAGRWSRSLTQFLIFFSLALALSNTDKAYTFWTFLLLGLTLGALYYYGATHLAYFYRAYAVILIPFLIVNGILTGTGIEEQIVWYNDAENLGLRIGTIPVEDTFYGMLLILGVVTIYEYRLRARS
- a CDS encoding carotenoid biosynthesis protein — protein: MTVKAKRSIIVLIILHVVGILGMLSPLKHWFVALTPVNLLITAGLLLWNHREFRLSTAWMLLLAYFVGLGVEIIGVATGAIFGEYKYGIVLGPKLAGAPMVIGVNWVILLFASGELARWMFRWVGWRMIAGAFSMVLLDILIEPVAISLEWWAWTRGVPPLMNYVGWFLVSLSLHAVYAWTLRDQRNDIGSAVFAILFGFFVLLNIALV
- a CDS encoding sterol desaturase family protein; the protein is MTTALYILIFLATFFGMEFMAWFTHKYVMHGPLWVLHKDHHQHEPGFFEKNDAFFLIFAVPSWLGIMLGLMYQQYWAVYMGAGIAAYGFTYFMVHDVFIHQRFKWLRRSDHPYWRAIRKAHKVHHKHLNKEHGECFGMLVVPIKYYREAFRYVQAQKK